From a region of the Neisseria subflava genome:
- the tdfG gene encoding TonB-dependent receptor TdfG translates to MSAFTPKPKIIILSLASAFSTLTVANIIETSAQPEQYQELDTVVVSGKRTNDQKGADDVYYKNVSNSYVGKEYLERYRVQSAGDVLKGLNGVYNMNTRTAGGAITPNIRGITGKGRIPVTLDGTEQTVDVWLNNYGVGDRNYLDPALFRSIAVEKSPALTRGVKSGVGGAMSIRTIEPADIIPEGRNWGIEVKTEFSGNTVAQKNDLRPFLGRDYRTLSPIGATADGTPGMADVLTGYTGKPSPTALLLDEGIADTKFSGGKSHTNFKDDRQLMLSAAFKTDITDGLAAYSHRQKGNYYAGKRGYQSYLNNPIYGADACYDQYPDKSQREKDILCKSSASLVPNMAILFRPGEEIMNSHTDTKTLLLKNNWYLPGNQKISLQYMDNKIGFGEINPLITAWILGFSEQSLNDPAQQAPGIGTKIDSKTYKIGYEWKPQDNKWIDFQADMWRVKTDSNRHQSGGPVVGVTTPDMDYDIWYWCNIRKRQSPGLRTESCEDAMTWNAYGSARTHEEVLRMIEDTPDKIARRLAQYDENNRAITDRWMGHTGGYYAITPADKNVMTDQTNHLGRLMNLAELKQKLNQERYYIEHPDRIIIPGARQRTDVVRNGFNLSNRFRLSDKLSLTLAADYQRETLEERTDIANSADLMNTFGVLTRMAALGGPQSAKKREWGANLVFDWKPTSRLNIQAGVRYQNFKGRNIELARQRAARNPWYQYGLGSDSYVTGLMMPYYELADEEDIASQRRMEQLYDPDRIGGQVEEYQRLNRRFKEKNGYDYRPGDTFVSGTRLYSKADGSLFQSYQADKNNGVLYVLRRKQIIPMVAGKFDHGKVQITPEMYRERVNNPQGKSGSYRRYIPGSHIYMTDPVREEMERMANENQIPSKEDNNQVLKYGSDYNRTAWIRHQFGEADRWRMPQEQRAHSWAPMLSVSYDLADNHRLFARYARMSRFPSLYELTAATGSGGLYGSETVAEYSLKPEKSTNWEVGYNFNFAPHFAKLRQGDIRLTYYSNKIKNQIDTSNMDGGMIQYDKAISKGLELQSRLDSGRFFASFGGTYRLKHMVCDKGIAFKFDYYLQRVPECLEGGFGLSRFFQSLQPKYSLTLDVGTRFFNEKLELGMRAIHHSKAERKNYDKLIADGAGQVYERNGKPYGWHAATLLDAYARYRIGKHIDLNFGVTNLANRYYLDPMSSTPVPGPGRTVTFGIKGRF, encoded by the coding sequence ATGTCTGCTTTTACCCCCAAACCCAAAATAATCATTCTCAGCCTTGCCAGCGCATTCAGCACATTAACCGTTGCTAATATCATCGAAACCTCAGCCCAACCCGAACAATACCAAGAATTGGATACCGTTGTTGTCAGTGGCAAACGTACCAACGACCAAAAAGGCGCGGACGACGTATATTACAAAAACGTCTCCAACTCCTATGTCGGTAAAGAATACCTCGAACGCTACCGCGTCCAATCCGCCGGCGACGTACTCAAAGGCTTAAACGGCGTGTACAACATGAACACCCGCACCGCCGGTGGCGCGATTACGCCCAATATACGCGGCATCACCGGCAAGGGCCGTATCCCCGTAACACTGGACGGCACGGAGCAAACGGTCGATGTCTGGCTCAACAACTACGGCGTGGGCGACCGCAACTATCTCGACCCCGCCCTGTTCCGCAGCATCGCGGTGGAAAAAAGCCCCGCCCTCACGCGCGGCGTGAAATCGGGCGTGGGCGGCGCGATGTCCATCCGTACCATCGAACCCGCCGACATCATCCCAGAAGGGAGAAACTGGGGGATCGAAGTCAAAACCGAGTTTTCCGGCAACACCGTAGCGCAGAAAAACGACTTGCGCCCATTCTTAGGCCGCGACTACCGCACCCTCTCTCCCATAGGCGCGACGGCGGACGGCACACCGGGTATGGCGGACGTGCTGACCGGCTATACCGGCAAACCCTCCCCCACCGCCCTGTTGTTGGACGAAGGCATAGCCGACACGAAATTCTCGGGCGGCAAAAGCCACACCAACTTCAAAGACGACAGGCAGCTGATGCTGTCCGCCGCCTTTAAAACCGACATTACAGACGGCCTTGCCGCATACAGCCACCGTCAAAAGGGCAACTACTACGCGGGCAAACGTGGCTATCAAAGCTACCTCAACAACCCCATTTACGGTGCGGATGCCTGTTACGACCAGTATCCCGATAAATCGCAACGGGAAAAAGACATACTCTGCAAATCTTCCGCCAGCCTGGTGCCGAATATGGCCATCCTGTTCAGGCCGGGCGAAGAAATCATGAACAGCCACACCGACACCAAAACCCTGCTGCTGAAAAATAACTGGTATCTGCCGGGCAATCAGAAAATCAGCCTGCAATATATGGACAACAAAATCGGCTTCGGTGAAATCAACCCCCTGATAACGGCATGGATACTCGGTTTCAGCGAACAATCCCTAAATGACCCCGCGCAGCAGGCACCAGGGATAGGGACGAAAATCGACAGTAAAACCTACAAAATCGGCTACGAATGGAAGCCGCAGGACAACAAGTGGATAGATTTTCAGGCCGATATGTGGCGGGTGAAGACCGACAGCAACCGCCATCAGAGCGGCGGCCCCGTCGTCGGCGTAACCACGCCCGACATGGACTACGATATCTGGTACTGGTGCAACATACGCAAACGGCAGTCTCCCGGTCTTAGAACGGAAAGCTGCGAAGACGCGATGACGTGGAACGCCTACGGTTCGGCACGAACCCATGAAGAAGTGCTGCGCATGATAGAAGACACGCCCGACAAAATCGCCCGCAGGCTGGCCCAGTACGATGAAAACAACCGTGCGATTACCGACCGCTGGATGGGGCATACGGGCGGCTACTACGCCATTACGCCCGCCGATAAAAATGTGATGACCGACCAGACCAACCATCTGGGCAGGCTGATGAACCTGGCCGAACTGAAGCAAAAGCTGAATCAGGAACGCTACTACATCGAACATCCCGACCGCATCATCATTCCCGGCGCGCGGCAGCGTACCGACGTCGTCCGCAACGGCTTCAACCTCAGCAACCGCTTCCGCCTTTCCGACAAACTCAGCCTCACCCTTGCCGCCGACTACCAGCGCGAAACGCTGGAAGAACGCACCGACATCGCTAACAGCGCCGACCTGATGAACACGTTCGGCGTACTGACCCGCATGGCGGCCTTGGGCGGCCCGCAGTCAGCGAAAAAGCGCGAATGGGGCGCGAACCTGGTCTTCGACTGGAAACCGACTTCCCGCCTGAACATACAGGCGGGCGTGCGCTATCAGAACTTTAAAGGACGCAATATCGAACTGGCGCGGCAGCGTGCCGCACGCAACCCTTGGTATCAGTACGGCCTGGGTTCGGACAGCTATGTTACCGGCCTGATGATGCCTTATTACGAATTGGCGGATGAAGAAGATATTGCCAGCCAGCGGCGGATGGAGCAGCTTTATGACCCTGATAGAATCGGGGGACAGGTTGAAGAATATCAAAGGCTCAACCGCCGCTTTAAGGAAAAAAACGGCTATGACTACCGTCCGGGCGATACATTCGTCTCGGGAACACGGCTTTACAGCAAAGCTGACGGCAGCCTGTTTCAAAGTTACCAAGCGGATAAAAACAACGGTGTACTCTACGTCCTGCGCCGCAAGCAAATTATCCCAATGGTCGCAGGCAAATTTGATCACGGCAAAGTGCAGATTACGCCGGAAATGTACCGCGAAAGGGTAAACAATCCGCAGGGAAAAAGCGGCAGCTACCGTCGCTATATCCCAGGATCGCATATTTACATGACCGACCCGGTACGTGAAGAAATGGAACGTATGGCCAATGAAAACCAAATTCCGTCAAAAGAAGACAATAATCAGGTACTGAAATATGGCAGCGATTACAATCGTACCGCTTGGATCCGGCATCAATTCGGCGAAGCCGACCGCTGGCGCATGCCGCAGGAACAGCGCGCGCATTCCTGGGCGCCCATGCTGTCGGTCAGCTACGATCTTGCCGACAACCACCGCCTCTTCGCCCGCTATGCCCGCATGAGCCGCTTCCCCAGCCTTTACGAACTGACCGCCGCCACCGGCAGCGGCGGTCTGTACGGCAGCGAAACCGTGGCCGAATACAGCCTGAAGCCGGAAAAAAGCACCAACTGGGAAGTCGGCTACAACTTCAATTTCGCCCCGCATTTCGCCAAGCTGCGCCAAGGCGATATCCGCCTCACCTACTACAGCAACAAAATCAAAAACCAAATCGACACCTCGAATATGGACGGCGGCATGATCCAATACGACAAGGCAATCAGCAAGGGGCTAGAACTGCAAAGCCGCCTCGACAGCGGCCGCTTCTTTGCCTCCTTCGGCGGCACTTACCGCTTGAAACATATGGTGTGCGACAAGGGCATCGCCTTCAAATTCGACTATTACCTGCAACGCGTACCCGAATGCCTTGAAGGCGGCTTCGGCCTCAGCCGCTTCTTCCAGTCCTTGCAGCCGAAATATTCGCTTACCCTCGATGTCGGCACGCGCTTCTTCAACGAAAAACTGGAATTGGGCATGCGCGCCATCCATCACAGCAAGGCGGAACGGAAAAACTACGACAAGCTGATTGCCGACGGCGCAGGTCAGGTGTATGAGCGCAACGGCAAACCCTACGGCTGGCACGCCGCCACCCTGCTTGATGCCTATGCCCGCTACCGCATAGGGAAACATATAGACTTGAACTTCGGAGTAACAAACCTCGCCAACCGCTACTACTTAGACCCCATGTCCAGCACTCCTGTCCCCGGCCCGGGCAGGACAGTTACCTTCGGCATCAAGGGTAGGTTTTAA
- a CDS encoding Slam-dependent surface lipoprotein has translation MKASQLALAVLLTATFSSAYAVNVEGGSSKLNLIEPKTSDSLPFGSGAAGIKVSTGNGLSNSINLQAGPAQRIRTKYGNAPINGSNQNANVNGAANPRYLTPGDVNPVLGWFSSKKLGQVWYEKRANNTEVFSVRQMADPLLPIAPKFGGMTFAKVPTAATNVFFGEWAPRKGNSNQIANSTDLNMNDGNRTVWFVGENPTANMPKLVNAKYNVLGINKHTPGKNDFYTGVLTANYGTGKNELAGTISRAGDSINFANTKIESSGKFDNHKNTEHITGRFYGSGAEALAGIVDRAGADKDVAFGGAKK, from the coding sequence ATGAAAGCATCACAATTAGCCCTCGCTGTCCTTTTGACTGCAACCTTCAGCTCTGCTTATGCAGTTAATGTGGAAGGTGGTTCAAGCAAACTGAACTTAATCGAACCCAAAACATCCGATTCCCTGCCCTTTGGTTCGGGTGCTGCCGGCATCAAAGTCAGCACAGGCAATGGCTTATCCAATTCTATCAACCTCCAAGCTGGTCCCGCGCAACGCATCCGCACCAAATACGGCAACGCACCCATCAACGGCAGCAATCAGAACGCCAATGTAAACGGTGCGGCCAATCCGAGATACCTCACCCCAGGTGATGTCAATCCCGTATTGGGCTGGTTCAGCTCGAAAAAACTCGGACAAGTTTGGTATGAAAAACGCGCCAACAACACCGAGGTGTTCAGCGTACGCCAAATGGCTGACCCGCTGTTGCCGATTGCACCGAAATTCGGCGGCATGACCTTTGCCAAAGTGCCGACTGCGGCAACCAACGTCTTCTTCGGCGAATGGGCACCGCGCAAAGGCAACAGCAATCAGATTGCCAACAGCACGGATTTGAATATGAACGACGGCAACCGCACGGTTTGGTTCGTGGGTGAGAATCCGACAGCTAATATGCCGAAACTGGTCAATGCGAAATACAATGTATTAGGTATTAACAAGCATACTCCAGGGAAAAATGATTTCTATACCGGCGTACTGACCGCCAACTATGGAACAGGTAAAAATGAACTGGCCGGCACTATTTCCCGCGCCGGAGACAGCATCAATTTTGCCAATACCAAAATCGAAAGCAGCGGTAAATTTGATAACCATAAAAATACCGAGCATATTACCGGACGCTTCTATGGTAGCGGAGCGGAAGCCTTGGCAGGTATCGTGGATCGTGCAGGCGCAGATAAAGACGTAGCCTTCGGCGGTGCGAAAAAATAG
- a CDS encoding surface lipoprotein assembly modifier, which yields MKHHFCLLFLPLCTVCLAAPSNDAADERRRLLDESSRQTQQYRESGWLDTEQAHGEVGENDGYIMIDGTVYQVGDTAEELESAIYYALNARQWHKVRQFAARYAKLPQHKPALIHLADGLQKRDKGNFRAAGNSFQTALEAEPDNPRLLLEAGRFYAEDNQNKESAAAFEKVLKTDIPAETRPIVENYLSELGKRRRWHGQISLGYGYNSNVNQGNGISQCVWEIAGMCLMERTLPAPTDSTFLSYSATAEKNVPLKGHHGVQVRGVLYGNRYTEKDKDSAAMPDYSYHNGSLYAGYAYADARSSFSLLPYFEYNFRNRHTHYRAWGVDVDWSRTLSPRWRINSHAGAKKTGYSGQNKDYFADYKQYELGVGAEFSLTPQSGLFANFDATRKAYPEKSSSNKEYTTRLGAYSFFSSGTYLNTILLHRRSLYDAASFVSDNRRRRDNQYIMIVAVGFPQWNLKGVYPEFRFRRSISHSNTAHYRYRQNEWLLNFKYRF from the coding sequence ATGAAACACCACTTTTGCCTGCTTTTTCTACCGCTCTGTACGGTCTGCCTTGCCGCTCCGTCCAACGATGCCGCAGATGAACGCCGCCGCCTGCTGGATGAGAGCAGCCGCCAAACGCAGCAATACCGCGAAAGCGGCTGGCTTGACACGGAGCAGGCACACGGGGAAGTGGGAGAAAACGATGGCTACATCATGATAGACGGTACAGTCTACCAAGTCGGCGATACGGCGGAAGAACTGGAAAGTGCGATTTACTACGCCCTCAACGCGCGGCAGTGGCACAAGGTGCGACAGTTTGCCGCCCGCTACGCAAAACTGCCGCAACACAAACCCGCGCTGATTCATTTGGCCGATGGGTTGCAAAAACGGGACAAAGGGAATTTCCGCGCGGCGGGGAACAGTTTTCAGACGGCCTTGGAAGCCGAACCCGACAACCCACGCCTGCTGCTCGAAGCGGGGCGGTTTTATGCCGAAGACAACCAAAACAAAGAGTCCGCTGCCGCATTTGAAAAAGTTCTGAAAACAGATATTCCTGCTGAAACCCGCCCCATCGTGGAAAACTACCTATCCGAACTGGGCAAACGCCGCCGCTGGCACGGCCAAATCAGCCTCGGCTACGGCTACAATAGCAATGTAAACCAAGGCAACGGCATCAGCCAATGCGTGTGGGAAATCGCGGGCATGTGCCTGATGGAGCGCACCCTGCCTGCGCCAACGGATTCGACCTTCTTATCCTATAGCGCGACCGCCGAAAAAAACGTCCCGCTCAAAGGGCATCACGGTGTACAGGTGCGCGGTGTACTGTACGGCAACCGCTACACGGAAAAAGACAAAGATTCGGCGGCCATGCCGGATTACAGCTATCACAATGGTTCGCTGTACGCGGGATATGCCTATGCCGACGCACGCTCCTCCTTTTCTCTGCTACCCTATTTCGAATATAACTTCCGCAACCGCCACACCCACTACCGCGCATGGGGCGTGGATGTCGACTGGTCACGTACACTCTCCCCTCGCTGGCGCATTAACTCACATGCCGGAGCAAAAAAGACCGGATACAGTGGACAAAACAAAGATTATTTTGCCGACTATAAGCAATACGAACTGGGCGTAGGGGCAGAATTTTCTCTCACACCCCAAAGCGGCCTGTTCGCCAACTTTGATGCAACACGCAAAGCCTATCCCGAAAAATCTTCTTCCAACAAGGAATATACGACACGGCTGGGCGCATATAGTTTTTTTTCAAGCGGTACTTACCTCAACACCATCCTGCTTCACCGCCGCAGTCTTTATGACGCTGCAAGTTTTGTCAGTGATAACAGACGGCGGCGCGACAATCAATACATCATGATAGTCGCTGTAGGCTTTCCGCAGTGGAACCTTAAAGGTGTGTATCCTGAATTTCGTTTTAGACGCTCAATCTCCCATAGCAATACAGCACATTACCGCTACCGTCAGAATGAATGGCTACTAAATTTTAAATACCGATTTTAA
- a CDS encoding glycogen/starch/alpha-glucan phosphorylase: MAKKKLPISGYDYVMPKPDAETIRKSIVYKLIFILGVDPKEATSHQWLNAAMLAARDLIAEDFLKTRRAHIDNSKRMVYYLSMEFLLGRSFVNALINEGVYAEFEEAFKQLGKEFADVCEQEEDPGLGNGGLGRLAACFLDSLATLRIPAMGYGIRYQYGMFKQEIVDGQQVEKPDLWLDQDLAWQFARPNKQYSVRFGGQVLNLGDKKEWQPSEEISAWAYDEIIPGYGGECANPLRLWTAHAGNLFDLADFNRGDYASAVRAQNSDENISRVLYPNDSTDSGRELRLKQEYFLVSASVQDIVARHKCRFPSIHTLADEVAIHLNDTHPVLAIPELMRILIDEEGIAWTEAWNMCCKIFSYTNHTLMSEALETWQVDLMGRLLPRHLDIIFEINAYFLNALRAIGNFDDDFVRRVSIIDETHGRRVRMAWLAVIGSHKVNGVAKIHSDLMTTSIFADFAKVFPERFTNVTNGVTPRRWINIANPGLTKFLDKHLGDEDWRLHLDNLTKLNDKVDDASVQAEFGEVKKAAKERLAKYIETELGIKVNTDALFDIQIKRIHEYKRQALNVMHIVDRYNKILENPDFDWQPRVFIFAGKAASAYYMAKKIIRLINDVAKVINNDTRIRNLIKVVYIPNYSVSLAQIIIPAADLHEQISLAGTEASGTSNMKFALNGAICMGTLDGANVEILEKVGADNCYIFGNTVEQVEEIRRNGYDPLSYIERDSDLRRVVNQISQGTFSPEEPNRYNDVLQPYGDFYQLMADFRSYIDTQYKADEHYRNVSAWRKSALINIANMGFFSSDRSIADYCRDIWYIKPLSEKELPGRN, from the coding sequence ATGGCTAAGAAAAAACTCCCCATCTCCGGTTACGATTATGTAATGCCTAAACCGGACGCCGAAACCATCCGTAAATCCATCGTTTACAAGCTGATTTTCATCTTGGGCGTAGATCCGAAGGAGGCAACTTCACACCAATGGCTCAACGCCGCCATGCTTGCCGCGCGTGACCTGATTGCGGAAGATTTCCTTAAAACACGCCGCGCCCACATCGACAACAGCAAACGCATGGTTTATTACCTGTCTATGGAATTCCTGCTCGGCCGTTCGTTTGTCAACGCGCTGATTAACGAAGGAGTTTATGCCGAGTTTGAAGAAGCCTTCAAGCAACTGGGCAAAGAATTTGCCGATGTCTGCGAACAAGAAGAAGATCCAGGTTTGGGTAACGGCGGTTTGGGCCGTCTGGCCGCCTGCTTCCTCGACTCTTTGGCAACCCTGCGCATTCCGGCCATGGGCTACGGCATCCGTTACCAATACGGTATGTTCAAACAAGAAATCGTGGATGGCCAGCAAGTTGAAAAACCCGATTTGTGGCTCGACCAAGATTTGGCATGGCAGTTTGCCCGTCCGAACAAACAATATTCCGTCCGTTTCGGCGGTCAAGTGTTGAACTTGGGCGACAAAAAAGAATGGCAGCCAAGCGAAGAAATTTCCGCTTGGGCATACGATGAAATCATTCCTGGCTATGGCGGCGAATGTGCCAACCCATTGCGCTTGTGGACCGCACACGCGGGCAACCTGTTTGACCTTGCCGACTTCAACCGAGGCGATTATGCCTCTGCCGTTCGCGCACAAAACAGTGACGAAAACATCTCACGCGTTCTGTATCCGAATGACTCTACCGATTCCGGCCGCGAATTGCGTCTGAAGCAAGAATACTTCTTGGTTTCCGCTTCCGTTCAAGACATCGTTGCACGTCACAAATGCCGTTTCCCAAGCATCCACACTTTGGCGGACGAAGTCGCCATCCATTTGAACGACACCCATCCGGTGCTCGCTATTCCAGAATTGATGCGCATCCTGATTGATGAAGAGGGCATCGCATGGACTGAAGCATGGAATATGTGCTGTAAGATTTTCTCTTACACCAACCACACATTGATGAGCGAAGCCTTGGAAACTTGGCAGGTCGACCTGATGGGCCGTCTGCTGCCGCGCCACTTGGACATCATCTTTGAAATCAACGCCTACTTCCTCAATGCCTTACGCGCCATCGGCAACTTTGACGACGACTTTGTCCGCCGCGTATCCATCATTGATGAAACCCACGGCCGTCGCGTCCGCATGGCATGGCTGGCGGTTATCGGTTCGCACAAAGTCAACGGCGTGGCAAAAATCCACTCCGATTTGATGACCACATCCATCTTTGCCGACTTTGCCAAAGTATTCCCGGAACGCTTTACCAACGTAACCAACGGCGTAACTCCGCGCCGCTGGATCAACATCGCCAATCCGGGCCTGACCAAATTCTTGGACAAACATCTGGGCGATGAAGACTGGCGTCTGCATTTGGACAACCTGACCAAGCTCAACGACAAAGTGGACGATGCTTCCGTACAGGCAGAATTCGGCGAAGTGAAAAAAGCTGCCAAAGAGCGCCTTGCCAAATACATCGAAACCGAGCTGGGCATCAAGGTTAATACCGATGCACTTTTCGACATCCAAATCAAACGTATCCACGAGTACAAACGTCAAGCATTGAACGTGATGCACATCGTCGACCGTTACAACAAAATCTTGGAAAACCCGGATTTCGATTGGCAGCCGCGTGTGTTCATCTTTGCCGGTAAAGCCGCTTCCGCTTATTACATGGCGAAGAAAATCATCCGTCTGATTAATGATGTTGCCAAAGTCATCAACAATGACACCCGTATCCGCAACCTGATTAAAGTCGTTTACATCCCGAATTACAGCGTCAGCCTTGCCCAAATCATCATCCCAGCCGCCGATTTGCACGAACAGATTTCACTGGCAGGTACAGAAGCATCCGGTACCAGCAACATGAAATTTGCCCTCAACGGCGCAATCTGTATGGGTACACTGGACGGCGCGAACGTTGAGATTTTGGAAAAAGTCGGCGCGGACAACTGCTATATCTTCGGTAACACCGTCGAGCAAGTCGAAGAAATCCGCCGCAACGGTTACGACCCGTTGAGCTATATCGAGCGAGACAGCGACCTGCGCCGCGTCGTCAACCAAATCAGCCAAGGCACTTTCTCTCCCGAAGAGCCAAACCGCTACAACGACGTGTTGCAACCATACGGCGACTTCTATCAACTGATGGCGGATTTCCGCAGCTACATCGACACGCAATACAAAGCAGACGAGCACTACCGCAACGTATCCGCATGGCGCAAATCAGCCTTGATCAACATCGCCAACATGGGCTTCTTCTCATCCGACCGCTCCATCGCCGACTACTGCCGCGATATTTGGTATATTAAACCATTGAGCGAAAAAGAATTACCCGGCAGAAATTAA
- the glgX gene encoding glycogen debranching protein GlgX — protein MTAKSWHIEEGKPYPMGATLTSKGANFTLFSINAEKVELCLFDKDKETRLEMPSRRGSVFYGFVPDVKAGQRYGFRVYGRENAEYGSCFNPNKLLIDPYSKKIDGKPSYRTAEEMAWFRPEDERDNATVAPKSVVIGRSRFNWAKDCRPEIPWGKTVIYEAHVKGLTKQFPDLKYAGTYKALSDKRVLAYLQELGVTTVELLPIHYHLDEYHLQQMGLSNYWGYNTYSHFAVEPSYADNPERAAAEFKQAVKALHQAGLEVILDVVYNHTAEQDDKGPMLCQRGIDNTLWYWHTPYGNYENWSGCGNTLNIVRRDVTRWAADSLRYWAEEFHIDGFRFDLGTVLGREPDFQSYGRFFQVLYQDPVLAGLKLIVEAWDIGEGGYHLGNFPQPFAEWNGRFRDDMRAFWSWESGNLGAFAERLAGSSDIFNHSGRHPSASINFITAHDGFTLRDLVSYNEKHNEANGENNRDGHNENISYNHGVEGETDDEEVLLNREYTSKALLASLFLSNGTPMLLAGDEFGNSQQGNNNSYCQDNPITWLDWQNEPYELQNYTQALIRVRSRIKLLTDDCWWEKERVQWLNADGSPMTEYCWHNRGSKAIQVVLDDEWLLLVNAKRSRQLFNLPQGNWEISCVPSEKFNYEEAGKCVVEHMGILVLHKTN, from the coding sequence ATGACTGCCAAATCATGGCATATCGAGGAAGGCAAGCCTTATCCCATGGGTGCGACCCTGACAAGCAAGGGCGCGAATTTCACCTTGTTTTCCATCAATGCCGAAAAGGTCGAATTGTGTCTGTTTGATAAGGATAAAGAAACCCGTTTGGAGATGCCTTCGCGGCGCGGTTCGGTATTTTACGGATTTGTGCCGGACGTTAAGGCAGGGCAGCGATACGGTTTTCGCGTGTATGGACGTGAAAACGCGGAATACGGCTCATGTTTTAATCCCAACAAATTGCTGATTGACCCGTATTCCAAAAAAATTGACGGCAAACCAAGCTACCGTACCGCCGAAGAAATGGCATGGTTCAGACCGGAAGATGAACGCGACAATGCCACCGTTGCACCGAAAAGCGTTGTGATTGGACGTAGCCGATTTAATTGGGCCAAAGATTGCCGTCCGGAAATACCGTGGGGCAAAACCGTTATTTATGAAGCCCATGTCAAAGGGTTGACCAAGCAATTCCCCGATTTGAAATATGCAGGCACTTATAAAGCTTTGAGTGATAAACGGGTTTTGGCCTATCTGCAAGAGTTGGGGGTGACAACGGTCGAGCTGCTGCCGATTCATTATCATTTGGACGAATACCATCTTCAGCAGATGGGCTTGAGCAATTATTGGGGCTACAACACTTATTCCCATTTTGCCGTTGAGCCGTCTTATGCCGACAATCCCGAGCGTGCGGCGGCGGAGTTTAAACAAGCGGTCAAAGCCCTGCATCAGGCAGGTTTGGAAGTGATTTTGGATGTCGTGTACAACCACACGGCCGAGCAGGACGACAAAGGCCCGATGCTGTGTCAGCGCGGTATCGACAACACCTTATGGTATTGGCATACCCCTTACGGCAATTATGAAAACTGGTCGGGTTGCGGCAATACGCTCAATATTGTCCGGAGAGATGTTACCCGTTGGGCGGCAGACAGCCTGCGCTATTGGGCGGAAGAGTTTCATATCGACGGCTTCCGTTTCGATTTGGGAACCGTATTGGGACGCGAGCCCGATTTCCAATCGTACGGCCGTTTTTTCCAAGTCCTGTATCAAGACCCGGTTTTGGCCGGTTTGAAACTGATTGTCGAAGCATGGGACATCGGCGAGGGCGGCTATCACTTGGGCAATTTCCCGCAACCTTTTGCCGAATGGAACGGCCGTTTCCGCGATGATATGCGCGCGTTTTGGTCATGGGAAAGCGGCAATTTGGGCGCATTTGCCGAACGCTTGGCCGGGTCGTCCGATATTTTCAACCACAGCGGCCGCCACCCGTCCGCCAGCATTAACTTCATTACTGCACACGACGGCTTCACTTTGCGCGATTTGGTCAGCTATAACGAAAAACACAACGAAGCCAACGGCGAAAACAACCGCGACGGGCATAATGAAAACATCAGCTACAACCACGGCGTAGAAGGCGAAACCGATGATGAAGAGGTGTTGCTCAACCGCGAATACACCTCCAAAGCGCTGCTTGCCTCCTTGTTTTTATCCAACGGTACACCCATGCTTTTGGCCGGCGATGAGTTCGGCAACAGTCAGCAAGGCAACAACAACAGCTACTGCCAAGATAATCCGATTACATGGTTGGATTGGCAAAATGAGCCTTATGAGTTGCAAAATTACACTCAAGCGCTGATACGCGTACGCAGCCGAATCAAGCTGCTGACAGATGATTGCTGGTGGGAAAAAGAGCGTGTGCAATGGCTCAATGCTGACGGCAGCCCGATGACCGAATATTGTTGGCACAACAGGGGCAGCAAGGCGATTCAGGTTGTTTTGGACGATGAATGGCTGCTGTTGGTCAATGCCAAACGTAGTCGTCAGTTATTTAACCTGCCTCAAGGCAACTGGGAAATTTCTTGCGTACCATCTGAGAAATTTAATTACGAAGAGGCTGGAAAATGTGTTGTCGAACACATGGGGATTTTGGTTTTACATAAAACGAATTAA